The Gossypium hirsutum isolate 1008001.06 chromosome A03, Gossypium_hirsutum_v2.1, whole genome shotgun sequence genome contains the following window.
TCAGCCACCAAGACCATAAAAccaacaacaataaaaaaatgaCCGGACCCACATGACAGGAATCTGAAGCCTCAATTCCGAACTCAAAATGACAGAAATCGGAAACAACGCAAACCTGAAACCGTTTGATCAGAGATGTTCTAAAACCAACTTGACCCAAGTCTAATTCGCACCCATCTAAGAACAACGGTTGGAAGTACACATCCAACTCAAGCTTGAAgagataaattaaaatacaatggTGGAGTTTATTGATCTAAAAAGGTAGTAATAAGATCAATGAAATCATCAAAGACCAGACAAATTGTCCACCCAAGGAAGAGGCACCTGACAAATGACCATTTCATGATAAAAAAGCGGGACTCAACAAGAACAATTGCCAACAAACACTTACCAAAAAACGCTTTTGAATACCGGGAAACTGTTTTCAGAGTAATTACATTACTCCAgtcaaaaccaaaacaaaaaaagggAGAGTTTTTAAGTAGAGTGTTGAGATTTTCATATGGCATTCTACAAGGACACTTGCAGTGTTATCGACCAAAGCTCCCCACACAATCAATTGAAGGCATTCCCTGGGTACTCAAATATTGTTGAGAAGAAGCAGCGGCAATGGATCATAACATTTCTTGGGACCGTCTCACGCAGCGGCTAACCTTCCTCTTGAATTCATCTCTTGTCTCTCTCCATTctttctgcaaatacacacacaaaaaataaaaataaaaataaaggaatgTTGAttgtatgaaaaagaaaaatcatagtTTTGATTCTTTGGTCCGTCAAAAATAGTAAGACATCAATGtcaaaaatgttttaaattcGATCAAACTATAGTTTGTCACTCTACCATGatgaaatttgagatttaatcattCTACTTTAATTTAGCATAATTGGATCCCGTCCAAATTGATAATAGTTACGGTTGCCTTTGGCATGAAAAATGGAAAGAAGACAAATtagtttattttagtaaaatttataattagaaCAATTTATTTAGCAAGTgttttattgcaattaaaagtCCTTAAATTATAGTTTCTGATCCAACATGAATAAAACCCTATATACCTTCTATTCAAGAGAacaattattagtaaaaaaataagacagttattttaatttaggtttaagACTCTCTTCCTAATGAGTTCGGGAACTTTGGGAACTCCCTTCGAAGAATTTAAGGTTATGAGCTCCAATCGATTAGTTCCATACGGACCATAACAATATAATTGTGTTCATAACTGTTAATTGATATAACAGTGTTGATAATGTTAACAGACTCGTGGAAATTCCCTGTCACTACTTTAACTGCAACAGTGAATAGCTTTATCAAATTGGaggtactaataatattataaaagtagaaaGACCAAATTATGCCAAATTAGAGTGAAAAATCCCAAATTCCAGCATAGTAAAGGggctaaaacataattaaaccttTTGAATTCACTACCTCACATGTGAAATCCTATCATAGAATATGATGCTAGCCACCACAGATGTGATAAGGGAACGCAAACCATAGATGAAGACTTATTGAGATGAAAGCACTAGTGCATGTTAGAACACCATACAATCTGAATGCTCATTTTAATTGACAATTAGCTGACATGAGCTTAATCCAATAAGCTTTTAAAGAAAGTTTCATCATACTAGCCCCTTAGGACATATGTTAGTTTGTATCAAACATTATGCAGAAATTAATTAGCCATACTGAATGTAATGAGGTGACCACCAGAATATCTAATAAGAAACAATAAATTAAAGAACAAAGAAGCAACGAAAAGGAAACATATGAATCAAGAATCACTTACTGCAGCTTCAACATTCGCAGGGGATTCATCGTTAGGGCTGGAAAGCATTGATATGATACTCAAAACAATACTTTCAACCTGCCAAATAGCAAGAATATACATTTGTTAATGCACTACCAATAACGTAGGGCAAAAAATGAGGGAAAAACAATAGTGAGGAGCACGTTGAGAAAACATTTCAAACTAATGAATACAACACTTCAAATCTCCACATCATAAACAGATAACAAAAGGCTTTAAGACCATAATCAAACCATGAAAGCTGATAACCACAAGACAAAGCAATGCACCTTAGAAAAAACATTTGGATCAATAATGAGATGAAAGAATAGGAAATaacaatagagactaaattgtttTATAACTTGAAACTTTTGATGGTTCCTCCACTAAACCGAGTCTATCTGAAACCGATTAAGTTTCTGTACATGAACTTTTTACTCTGTTTCATCCAAATTTAAGCTACCGACATGACTTACAATTTATATTCGTGTTCTCTTTCCTTCTTATATTGTTTTTCCTTCCAGATATCTTTTACCTTTAACATTGGTCTTCATTTGTTTCAttcatgttattatctttttCGGTCCACACATCACATGATCAGTCCATTCTATGTCATacttatttttatcaataattctTTTTAACTGATATAATCACCATCCTTTGAAAGAAGAATTGTCTCTCGAGTCACTCACATTTATCCAACACCAAATTAATTTTACACCTCTAACTCTCAATCACCTGATAAACTTAAGCAATCAAAATTAATCATCTACCATCTTCTTTAATTCACCCATCCAAGTTGAGAGGTATCTTACAGTCATAAAACATTCTGACCACATTCCTACAAAAAATATCCCCTTCAATCCTTAGTTCTAGTAAGAATAAATCATTGAATATTAGCATTCAGattcatataaattttggtttCTAATCACATGCATATCTCTTACTATTTCCAGGAAATATAAGAGCTGTTTCCTATCTTCATTTGTTGTCTGAAAAAAGAATACTACTTGATTGCAATCAAGTATAACTCTGAGAAAATCTGAAATCTACCGCACCATGAATGCAAATGTTATTAGCACTTGAACaggcacaaaaaaaaaaaaagaaaaaaaaaagacaaacaaATGACACTTCATAAACATACTGTATGGACTGGCATCCAGCGCTCACTTGCAAGCTCATAGCCATTTGGATCATCGCCCGGAGGATGAAGAATTGATATGCAAACACGCCCATCAGGATAAACTGCAACACACATAAAGATGGGTTTAGTTCTTGCATCACATAAAGGCAAGTGAGAAGTTGAAGAAACAAAGGTATACCATTAGGATGCCAAATCTCTGATGTAAATTTGACTGTTGGAGGGCTGTTTGGATAATTTGGTGGAAAACTCATGATAGCATTGAAAAATCCCCCTTCACTGAAATTAGAACATTTACGTTAAGGAACTCTAAAAGTAAACataaattagaaatatatatattcccCAGATGAGAGATTAACAAAGAAATTATTCCCAGAGCAGCATACACCATAAGCAATTCCACGAGAACTCAATTCAAAATCAAGATTACTCGAGAGTAGCAAACCAAATGGTTGAGTAAGCTACAAAGCAAAGATTACTCAATCTAATACCAACATTACTAAAGAACAACAAAAAACCATAACATCAGTTCATGATCCAATGTCAAGAAACAAAACCCACATCGAGAATCCATAATAAACACTaaatttcaattcaagaaacaaaCTTTACCACCCAACCACctccccctcccccccccccaaaaaaaagaaaaagaaaaaagaacttaCTAAAGAGTATCAGGAGGTCCAATAATTGTTACACTCCATTCAAAGATATTGTTCTCATCGACCAATCCAGCCGAGAACCCATCAACCGGATTCTTACAAAGATCTGCAAAAGAAAAGATCAATAAAAAACCCGATTCAAACCAAACCCCAAAAAAAGATTCATATCGAGAATCGCTAAATTGAAAACGatcgaagaagaaaaagaacTACCTTTGAGCTGTTTTTGAAGGAGGAGGCTGGCTTGAGATGCCATGTAAAagatgagagagagagagagagagagagagcgagAGAGCTGAGAAAAAGCTCTGGGATTTCAGgagaggaaaaataaaagaaaatttataagcAGGCACTCCGTTTTACTTTATAGATAGAGTGAATTAGCCGATAGTGGACTTAAATATTGTGCAAAGTTGAGATAGGATTAGGTACGGTTCGATTTGTTTCTACATTCGTTTTACCACGAATTGGGAGTTGCCACGCAAGAGTTAAAGAGTTGGAATAATagtaaaaattggaaatttgattttttttctggTAAACTACACAAATCTTCGCTCAACTATGTTGGGTTGCTGTGGTGATATTTGATTTCGTTCCCCTGATAATAGAAATTCTTTTCTAAGCAGTACGAtaatacatttaatttttaatacttatatattttatcaatttaattaataatgtattaaaaattatagctaaatttaatgaaaatagaatctaaaatttaaatgaaaaaataaaataaaatctcttgcAAATAAAATAGGAATGAACAATGCGGATGAGTTGACAATGAATTCCAAGCCAAAGCGACTAATCcgatttatttttcatattcatAAGAGTTTGTCTATGTTTATGCTTTacgaatataatattttttaggcATTTTTAATAACATCAAGTGctattcttattttgatatttctaatttttaaaattttaacctcgGATTTAGAAAAAAACTTTCTAATTATAAATTAGATATAAAAACACTGTACGATACTTGATTACAATTTCAAATACaataatttcaatttaacaacattacTTCTCCCAACACTAATCGAAATGTTGATTTCTAAGAATTATGTATTTCCTAAATGACTTTAGAATAAAGATAATTACAAGATATATAATTTACCTCTCTTAATTTACtggtatatttcataaaaataaaaaataacatagtatcaaaaattaaaacatgctTGCTggacaaatatatatttaataagcaCCAAGTaaaatagttcaaaagataaaaaCTTTAAGGAAACATGAAACAAACTAAAAGAATATCAACTTTTGAAGAATTTGGTAGAGAAACAAAGTTCAACTATAATCAAACATCAAGTCTTATTCAAGGAGAACAACGATAGAAATTCTAAAAGCCAAAATGTTAAGAGGAAAACGATAATTAAATCTATGTTCAGAAGATAACTGTATCAATTGGATAAATACAGTAgggttgaaaatatttttatacttgtGAAAATATTGTGTGGGATGGTGGAATGAGAGGGGAATggattgtaaatttttattttttattttttgcaaatGCCTTTGAAAACTTTGGTTAGAAAGTTCATTAcaggaaaacagacttttagctgtagttttttttctttctagaaCTATTTGCAGCGTTTTCACAAGCGctgcaaaaaacgccgctatagaaagCGCCGCAACaatttgcggcgtttatttgaaaaaaacgccacaaaagatcatgacttttagcggcgtttgtggaaaaagcgccgctaaaaatcatggcctttagcggtgcttttgttacaaacgccgctaattttgacagatttgcaatgtacatttttcaccaatatccaacCCTTCTTGCactaaatccaaccaaaaacagcaaatatagcattgaatccaaccaaatacagcaaatgtagcataaaaaaatacaacaaaaaaagttaaatctaaatgatactttaaattcaacgaaagatatatgatgtaaaataataaatgaagtataactcaaaatattcttacaataatgttaaatgtgacaatgttaaaaatattcttacaataagaaaacaaatgtctaagatggcggcttttacgattgctgaaacatctgcatcatatgctgaagctgtagctggagctcATCTActttttgctttgctttgctgCCATCGCTGCTGCCGCTGCCTCCCTCACTGCTGCatccgctctaagttgttgctaaagttcttcatattttctttcatcctcggtaatttgctcaactgtgctcacttgcatctgagctatttggtctcttaacctctgaacttcagcttgagcttgactcccggaaggcatgtattgctgggagccggatccaaaatattgggtcgagGTAACActagatccttgaaatcgaacccgaccatacctttcagaacccaaaacttcagtaataattctgttatcaatgttatcaagattaacagaactatcagtcgaagcaatcgcttcatactctgccttcttctcttttagtttctcctaataaatcaatcaaagagttagaaacgaaatatataataaaaaggaatgcaacataacttaacattatttaaaactactaccgacgaattaaaccattataattaaacattataaatatttataataaatcaaattttattaagtaaatatacataATTTCTCTAACTTCGAATGTCATAAGAGATCCATTTTTCTTCCTATGagtaatctcaaaaagctgaaagcgtccaactttttgactagacaagacttcctacaatatagtagtaaaaatattatttaatagtagaaagtcattaatatttgatagaattaataaattcataatacatcagcctcagctacagaagcaaaacttctcgaccctgccgtgtgcgtgaatttttgtttttaccTGCTACTTGTTCCAATTcactcacggtcctacataatgtaattattattacgtatatagtaaacactatataccgaaaaatttataagaatttggaagtacgtaatacctctcctttctttgaattccagaatctaaccgcatcttcccattggtaccttagTATTCCTATCGAGACATTTCGCAATTTTTCTTCGAGACTTatttctttcttaaaatattgttttttcaaagtgcttttatggtctctccattttttacccaaatccTTCTTGATATAGTCATTCAAGACCTctaagcaaatctctcctaaaaaaacacaagtttagaatgtaaatagaAATGAAACTTAGTCCAAAGTATTATAAATCACAATTAGaagttttgttaccttaatattatcgagagcttgatttttgttgctatcagacATGTGATGctatgattcgtagttgatgggcaacaaattgacatttcgtgctataatgcccaaatagcctactaaaagtcgagcttcagatccaacaggctgaccatgactgtttctacttactttgacacgctcgacaggatttaagtcgtataaatctttaagtagcgtacatcctcgacctctgcgcgtcccaccactttcagctgaaaaacgatatgttattatttatattaaaaatgaaaaataaatcaataaaaaaagtcaacacacatgtaaaataaacttaacattactttgaaattctgcaggctcgtcaagtgtctccggcacattcgaagatctAATAACTGTCTGATGTTCACTATTtgcttcttccgaatttggagtattctggacaatacttaaatctcgtagtcttcttctacgcatttttcctgcaatacacgtaaaatagttgaaactttaatagaaaattacaacaataataatacatataaaatggttaaattatataacatgagcaagattaaaattataatattacatataattaaaaaattataaaatcttactacatcatatttcgtaaatatcttcatccacatcttgacgaacccattgaaattatgtactagtactagggatattttcatttaagttttgttctggaaaaggcaaagtttccgatctttcgacgatgtcatctctacttccattacccatgtcaaacaagtctctaggggtgtttcggagtacaacgtactaaccctcatcagttggatctttcaagtaaaaaacttgtttcacttgagaagaaaatacatagggctcgtctatcaattgttctccagtgtgaatcaaccgagagaaattcaccattgtaaaactaAATTGATCGTTTTTAATTCCgtgagcagtattaacatcagcccaatcacatcgaaataggataattttccatttttcatagTAATCTAACTCAATAATAtcagtaagaagtccgtaatactccacatttccctcaacgagattactgtccctagcactagcataacttgtaattgaagaattaacaactatttcacaattttgagttctccttaatctctcgcgatattttgtataaAATCTGAATCCATTGATGATAAAGGcattatatctttttactactctattcgggcattgggaaagccatttaacttcgtcattaacgtccttcccactccaaacctattgaatcgaaagtaaattgagtaattataaatgttatgagaaaacattattatttgtcaataaaaggttgagttgcataccgtttggcttaaccattcatggaaagattctgtgaataacttattaatcgcTCGTTGTTGTAATCTTCAGAagcgtgaacgagatctcaaGATTCGTTTGTACTCATTATGTTAAAACGAGGTTTAATtggttagaaaataaaaaaataaaaaagatgaatatttatcatacgCTAGAACTTACTTGtgtaatggttcaattgaatcgtgatgaaaaagaacatatctatgtgcttgtacccaagatctttcatctaattctgcaatttcaaatTTAACGATTGGTTCtctataactttgaaataaataagttttggcAAAGTTGGgatcattgagcccagcatttttacttggtctattcaatctttgtaacaccccgtacccgagtccgtcgccggagtcggacacgaggggtttgcagacttaaatcacttctttgcacaatccattttaagtTTTCCAGgcaagctagctaactgcgtcactgtcaccttaaaaatcatatcttgagtttcacaactcgaaaatcagcttcgtgatttttccctgaaactagactcatatatgcatctacaaaattttttttagaatttttggtcgggccaattagtacagtttattagtcaaagtctcccatgttacagggatcgactacactaaccttcACGCataacgacttggatatctccctgtacagggcttcaatgctgatgccgtttgtttctatagaaactagactcaaagaggaatctatacatatatggcatgactcctaattatctctggttaatttataatgaatttccaaagtcggaacagggaatccagaaaccgttctggccctgtttcacgaaaacctaattatctcttaacatacaactcatatgaccatttcgtttcttccatatgaaagtagattcatcaaggttcatttacataatttattcactatttaatcccattcctactatttttagtgatttttcacatccacatcgctgctgctgtcagcatctgcctttaaggtaaactttacctatttcatgatcctccatggatcaactagagtttgtcatacatattccaaaagtgatcaagaataacccttcccatggctaaccgttaccaacatttccatacctctcgacggacaacatacaaaacgattataatgctatgatcaaagtatatttaagccattttcgcatggctatccaaatttacacaaaaccgaagggtacatgaccaacaacaaaagggtagtcctatacatgccattttaaagttcaaccaaaattgtaccaaaagggggctttgatagtgtgggagacttcgacttccaaaaatcccgagtccgatagctgaagaaccaaaatctataaacagagaatcaaagaaacggagtaagcattaattgcttagtaagttttgagcaaagaatttagacacaaccaaagtatagcattcatgtagctaaacagataatttcatatgcacaaattttcaatatcatacttacttcacattaccaacccttatattcatacacaaagattaacttagccaaaggccggtagctcatttatcaactgagcgaatacttatttgtaagggctcaactaattcaaacacatacgaaacatacctcaatgttgggatgttacaagcgtattaactgaaatttttacagcaagatcgttcattcccgaatcacgtaccttcggaatttaaccggatatagctactcgttcaaatgccttcgggacatagcccggttatagtaactcgcacaaatgccttcgggacttaacccggatttagtaactcgcaccaatgccttcgggcttagcccgaaattagtaactcgcacaaatgccttcggatcttagtccggatatggtcacttagcacaaagccttcgggacttagcccggacatcattcgaataaccatgcacatttaacaataaatcatgacacattcgtatttcgttttcattagcaaaaatcaaacacaagacacttatcactcttgcaatttcggctcaatagccacacacaaagagcatgattttgatttgcttaaaacatagtctaatcgaatcataatttaagtcctattactcgaaaacttacctcggatgttgtcgaacggtttcgacggctattcgaccactttttccttccctttatcggatttagttcccctttgctcttgagcttaattcaaacaaatttaactcattaaagtctcattttgctagcttatggccgaatatgacaaggagtttgataggtcatatggccaccttttagctcaaatacacaatggtcatacgcatttttaatcacatcaagcaatttaatacaattcattcgaacatcaaaagagaatctcaaggtacttagcccatatatacattagacattagagtcacatatgtacgaaattacgaatcgaattcaacatactaacTAATATTTCCCTTAgacgaattttctaagtcaagataaagccatca
Protein-coding sequences here:
- the LOC107885937 gene encoding ubiquitin-conjugating enzyme E2 7, producing MASQASLLLQKQLKDLCKNPVDGFSAGLVDENNIFEWSVTIIGPPDTLYEGGFFNAIMSFPPNYPNSPPTVKFTSEIWHPNVYPDGRVCISILHPPGDDPNGYELASERWMPVHTVESIVLSIISMLSSPNDESPANVEAAKEWRETRDEFKRKVSRCVRRSQEML